Proteins from a single region of Nocardiopsis dassonvillei subsp. dassonvillei DSM 43111:
- a CDS encoding cytochrome P450 family protein: MTTTRLYGTTPATGRDGLWAALRERHGPVAPVELETGVRAWLLLGYHENLAVLQNQHLFSRDTRRWREVVEGRVDLACARPALSWRPNALYADGAEHTRLRSAIADSLARVDMNATARTIRRIADELIDSFVADGRADLISEYANPLPVLVVNSLYGLSDSYGYMLGDLTSIVFSENAERAEDAVGRIHQYFSELVARKRRIPGQDLVSWMLEHPAGLSDHEVAHQAALINNSSHQTTTHLIGNTMRTLFTDEAVRAAYTDAQMTVHELLDHVMWTDTPFQILPARIALQDMRIGDVDIRAGDALLIGFDAAHRDPAVHSDQAGGSRAHLMFGAGPHACPARELARLTATIAVTALQERLGGLRLAVEPEDLRWVPSPFLRGLRELPVVFTPGEPLALGPREGAGRGGSGGDGQSEAGARGGDRDDSDEGHEDDLLSRLLAWWRGRS, encoded by the coding sequence TTGACGACCACACGGCTGTACGGCACCACACCCGCCACCGGACGCGACGGCCTCTGGGCCGCGCTGCGCGAACGCCACGGACCCGTGGCCCCGGTCGAACTGGAGACCGGCGTACGGGCCTGGCTTCTGCTGGGCTACCACGAGAACCTCGCCGTGTTACAGAACCAGCACCTCTTCTCGCGCGACACCCGCCGCTGGCGCGAGGTGGTCGAGGGGCGCGTCGACCTCGCCTGCGCCCGGCCCGCGCTGTCCTGGCGCCCCAACGCCCTGTACGCCGACGGGGCCGAGCACACCCGGCTGCGCTCGGCCATCGCGGACAGCCTGGCCAGGGTGGACATGAACGCCACCGCCCGCACGATCCGGCGGATCGCCGACGAACTCATCGACTCCTTCGTCGCCGACGGCAGGGCCGACCTCATCTCCGAGTACGCCAATCCCCTGCCCGTGCTCGTGGTCAACAGCCTGTACGGGCTCTCCGACAGCTACGGGTACATGCTGGGCGACCTCACGTCCATCGTCTTCAGCGAGAACGCCGAACGCGCCGAGGACGCCGTCGGCCGCATCCACCAGTACTTCTCCGAACTGGTGGCCCGCAAGCGCAGGATCCCCGGTCAGGACCTGGTGTCGTGGATGCTGGAGCACCCCGCGGGGCTGAGCGACCACGAGGTCGCGCACCAGGCCGCGCTCATCAACAATTCGAGCCACCAGACCACCACACACCTCATCGGTAACACGATGCGCACTCTGTTCACCGACGAGGCGGTCCGCGCCGCCTACACGGACGCGCAGATGACCGTCCACGAACTGCTCGACCACGTGATGTGGACCGACACGCCCTTCCAGATCCTGCCCGCCCGGATCGCCCTCCAGGACATGCGCATCGGCGACGTCGACATCCGCGCGGGCGACGCCCTGCTGATCGGCTTCGACGCCGCCCATCGCGATCCGGCCGTCCACTCCGACCAGGCGGGGGGCAGCAGGGCCCACCTGATGTTCGGCGCCGGGCCGCACGCCTGTCCGGCCCGCGAACTGGCCCGGCTGACCGCCACGATCGCGGTCACCGCGCTCCAGGAGCGCCTGGGCGGGCTCCGGCTCGCCGTGGAGCCGGAGGACCTGCGCTGGGTCCCGTCGCCGTTCCTGCGGGGGTTGCGCGAACTCCCGGTGGTCTTCACCCCGGGCGAGCCCCTCGCCCTCGGCCCCCGGGAGGGCGCCGGAAGGGGCGGCTCCGGAGGGGACGGGCAGTCGGAGGCCGGGGCGCGCGGGGGGGACCGGGACGACAGCGACGAGGGCCACGAGGACGACCTCCTCAGCCGTCTGCTCGCCTGGTGGCGCGGACGGAGTTGA
- a CDS encoding TIGR03557 family F420-dependent LLM class oxidoreductase codes for MKVGYKLFAEGFGPREIVEQAVRAEQAGFDFVEISDHFHPWLYSHGHSGFVWSMLAAIAERTDSVELATGVTCPILRVHPAIVAQAAATTAILSEGRFTLGLGSGERLNEHVVGQGWPNATRRHEMLREAIQIIRLLWSGGYHSYDGKYLTLEDARVFDLPEEAPPIVVAAGGEEAALLAAESGDGLFCTEPSKALNRVYEDNGGSGPRYAEVPLAWATNEGDALESARELFRFALTGWKVQAELPNPVNFEAATALIGRDAMRDVFAYGPDPDRHLEVVREFASAGFDHLCLINAGPDPEGFFGFFERELAGPIRAMGAG; via the coding sequence ATGAAGGTGGGCTACAAGCTCTTCGCCGAGGGTTTCGGCCCCCGCGAGATCGTGGAGCAGGCGGTCCGCGCCGAACAGGCCGGGTTCGACTTCGTGGAGATCAGCGACCACTTCCACCCGTGGCTGTACAGCCACGGCCACTCCGGGTTCGTGTGGTCGATGCTCGCCGCCATCGCCGAACGCACCGACAGCGTCGAGCTGGCCACCGGTGTCACCTGCCCGATCCTGCGGGTGCACCCGGCGATCGTCGCGCAGGCGGCGGCCACCACGGCCATCCTGTCCGAGGGGCGGTTCACGCTCGGACTGGGGTCGGGGGAGCGCCTCAACGAGCACGTGGTGGGCCAGGGGTGGCCCAACGCCACCCGGCGCCACGAGATGCTGCGCGAGGCGATCCAGATCATCCGCCTGCTGTGGTCGGGCGGCTACCACTCCTACGACGGCAAATACCTGACCCTGGAGGACGCCCGGGTCTTCGACCTGCCCGAGGAGGCGCCGCCGATCGTCGTGGCCGCGGGCGGCGAGGAGGCCGCCCTGCTGGCCGCCGAGTCGGGTGACGGACTGTTCTGCACCGAGCCGAGCAAGGCGCTCAACCGGGTCTACGAGGACAACGGCGGCTCCGGCCCCCGCTACGCCGAGGTGCCGCTGGCGTGGGCGACCAACGAGGGCGACGCCCTGGAGTCGGCGCGCGAGCTGTTCCGCTTCGCGCTCACCGGGTGGAAGGTGCAGGCCGAACTGCCCAACCCGGTGAACTTCGAGGCGGCCACCGCCCTGATCGGCAGGGACGCGATGCGCGACGTCTTCGCGTACGGGCCGGACCCGGACCGGCACCTGGAGGTGGTGCGGGAGTTCGCCTCCGCGGGGTTCGACCACCTGTGCCTGATCAACGCCGGACCCGACCCGGAGGGGTTCTTCGGCTTCTTCGAGCGGGAGCTGGCCGGACCGATCCGGGCGATGGGCGCCGGTTAG
- a CDS encoding catalase, translating to MSTEGRGGSEGRDAKDRQLDAVRTDSDQPLTTETGVRVGDTDNSLRAGARGPTLLEDFHAREKITHFDHERIPERVVHARGAGAYGHFRPYEGLSELTAAHFLSGPDVTTPVFVRFSTVAGSRGSADTVRDVRGFAVKFYTEEGNYDLVGNNMPVFFIQDGVKFPDFVHAVKPEPHNEIPQAQSAHDTLWDFVGLQPETTHMMMWLMSDRAIPRSYRTMQGFGVHTFRFVSAEGRGTFVKFHWRPLLGTHSLVWDEAQRVQGKDPDFNRRDLWEAIERGQYPEWELGVQLVPEEDEHAFDFDLLDATKIIPEEQVPVRPIGKLTLNRNPDNFFAETEQVAFHTANVVPGIDFTNDPLLQARNFSYLDTQLLRLGGSNFQQIPINRPVAPVSNNQRDGFAQHRVHRGGTSYHPNSLGGGCPALAHGEGVYRHYTEKVEGDKIRVRSESFADHYSQATLFYNSLADWEREHVVEAFRFELGKCEELEVRQRVVANLNHVDHGLSVRVAEGIGVEPPEREATPNHGRSSPALSQLNTAFGSVVGRKVAVLVADGVDEAAVDAFREPLIGAGAVVELLAAADGAVRTSRGGVVTVDRAYPTVSSVLYDAVVVTGGSDAARTLAGDGLARHFVLEAYKHHKPVAAVGAGTELLAPPLPEELTGPVDALRVELGVVASPDAGEDGVAEFTRLLGGHRFWDRPTASVPA from the coding sequence GTGAGCACTGAAGGACGTGGGGGAAGCGAGGGGCGCGACGCCAAGGACCGCCAGCTCGACGCGGTCAGGACCGACTCCGACCAGCCCCTGACCACCGAGACCGGCGTCCGGGTGGGCGACACCGACAACTCGCTCCGGGCCGGGGCGCGCGGCCCCACACTGCTGGAGGACTTCCACGCCCGGGAGAAGATCACCCACTTCGACCATGAGCGGATCCCCGAACGGGTGGTGCACGCGCGCGGCGCGGGCGCCTACGGCCACTTCCGCCCCTACGAGGGGCTCTCCGAGCTGACCGCGGCCCACTTCCTGAGCGGCCCCGACGTCACCACGCCGGTCTTCGTCCGCTTCTCCACGGTCGCCGGGTCGCGCGGATCCGCCGACACGGTGCGCGACGTGCGCGGGTTCGCGGTGAAGTTCTACACCGAGGAGGGCAACTACGACCTCGTCGGCAACAACATGCCGGTCTTCTTCATCCAGGACGGCGTCAAGTTCCCCGACTTCGTCCACGCGGTCAAGCCCGAGCCCCACAACGAGATCCCCCAGGCGCAGTCCGCGCACGACACCCTCTGGGACTTCGTGGGCCTGCAGCCCGAGACCACGCACATGATGATGTGGCTGATGTCGGACCGGGCGATCCCGCGCAGCTACCGGACGATGCAGGGCTTCGGGGTCCACACGTTCCGGTTCGTCAGCGCCGAGGGCCGCGGCACCTTCGTCAAGTTCCACTGGAGGCCCCTGCTCGGCACGCACTCGCTGGTCTGGGACGAGGCGCAGCGCGTCCAGGGCAAGGACCCCGACTTCAACCGGCGCGACCTGTGGGAGGCCATCGAACGCGGCCAGTACCCCGAGTGGGAGCTGGGCGTGCAGCTGGTGCCGGAGGAGGACGAGCACGCCTTCGACTTCGACCTGCTGGACGCCACCAAGATCATCCCCGAGGAGCAGGTCCCGGTCCGGCCGATCGGAAAGCTGACCCTGAACCGGAACCCGGACAACTTCTTCGCGGAGACGGAGCAGGTGGCCTTCCACACCGCCAACGTGGTCCCGGGCATCGACTTCACCAACGATCCGCTGCTCCAGGCCCGCAACTTCTCCTACCTGGACACCCAGCTGCTGCGCCTCGGCGGCTCCAACTTCCAGCAGATCCCGATCAACCGTCCGGTGGCCCCGGTGAGCAACAACCAGCGGGACGGCTTCGCCCAGCACCGCGTGCACCGGGGCGGGACCTCCTACCACCCCAACAGCCTGGGCGGCGGCTGCCCGGCCCTGGCGCACGGGGAGGGCGTCTACCGCCACTACACGGAGAAGGTCGAGGGCGACAAGATCCGGGTGCGCAGCGAGAGCTTCGCCGACCACTACTCCCAGGCCACGCTCTTCTACAACAGCCTCGCCGACTGGGAGCGCGAGCACGTGGTGGAGGCCTTCCGCTTCGAGCTGGGCAAGTGCGAGGAGCTGGAGGTGCGCCAGCGGGTGGTGGCCAACCTCAACCACGTGGACCACGGGCTGTCCGTCCGGGTCGCGGAGGGGATCGGCGTCGAGCCGCCGGAGCGGGAGGCCACGCCCAACCACGGCCGCTCCTCGCCCGCCCTGAGCCAGCTCAACACCGCGTTCGGCTCCGTCGTCGGCCGCAAGGTGGCCGTCCTGGTCGCGGACGGCGTGGACGAGGCCGCCGTCGACGCGTTCCGCGAGCCCCTGATCGGGGCCGGTGCCGTGGTCGAACTCCTCGCGGCCGCCGACGGCGCGGTCCGCACCTCGCGGGGCGGCGTCGTCACCGTCGACCGGGCCTACCCGACCGTCTCCTCGGTGCTCTACGACGCGGTCGTGGTGACCGGCGGTTCCGACGCCGCACGGACGCTGGCGGGCGACGGGCTCGCGCGGCACTTCGTGCTGGAGGCGTACAAGCACCACAAGCCGGTGGCCGCGGTCGGCGCGGGGACGGAGCTGCTCGCCCCGCCGCTGCCGGAGGAGCTGACCGGGCCCGTGGACGCCCTGCGGGTGGAACTGGGCGTGGTCGCCTCGCCGGACGCGGGTGAGGACGGCGTCGCCGAGTTCACGAGGCTGCTGGGCGGGCACCGGTTCTGGGACCGGCCGACGGCGTCCGTGCCCGCCTGA